The nucleotide sequence GGGCTTTGCAACGCCCCGGCAACGTTCCAGGCACTGATGAACGACATCCTCCGTGCCTACCTCCGGCGGTTTGTACTCGTCTtctttgatgacattttgatctacaGCACCACATGGGCGGATCACCTCCGACACCTCCGCATCGTCCTCTCACTACTGCGCCAGCACCGCCTGTTCGTGAAGCGGTCCAAGTGCTCCTTTGGTGTGGACTCCATCGCCTACCTCGGCCACACCATCTCCGCGGCCGGCGTCGCCATGGACCCCGCCAAGGTCCAGGCCATCCACGACTGGCCCCGCCCCCGATCGGCTCGGGCGGTGCGCGGCTTCCTCGGCTTGGCAGGCTACTACAGGAAGTTCGTCCACAACTACGGTGCCATTGCGGCGCCCCTCACGGCACTCCTCAAGAAGGAAGGGTTCGCGTGGAACCCTAGCGCGGAGAGAGCGTTCGGCGCCCTCAAAGGGGCCGTGACCTCGGTGCCAGTACTGGCCTTGCCGGACTTCACCAAGTCCTTCGTCGTCGAGTGTGACGTGTCCACACACGGCTTTGGCGCCGTCCTGCTCCAGGAGGGCCACCCGGTCGCATTCTTCAGCCGTCCCATCGTGCCCAGGCACCGCTCCCTCGCGGCGTATGAGCGGGAGCTCATCGGTCTCGTGCTCGCAGTGTGGCACTGGAGGCCATATCTGTGGGGCCGCCGCTTCCTCGTTAAGACGGACCACCACAACCTCAAGTTCCTACTGGACCAGTGCCTCGCCACCATACCGCAGCACCACTGGGTCGGCAAGCTGCTCGGCTTTGACTTCACCGTTGAGTACAAGTCCGGGGCAACCAACACTGTGGCGGACGCCCTCTCCCGTCGCGATGCTGAGGAGGGCAGCATGGGCGGCCTCTGCGTAGTCTCAGCCCTGTGCTTCGACTTCATCGCCCGTCTTCGCCACGCTCAGGCCATCGACCCCACCTTGGTCGCCATCCACGACGACGTACGGGCAGGCACGTGCGCCGCGCCTTGGACGGTGGTCGATGACATGGTGATGTACGATGGGCGCCTGTACATACCGCCCACGTCGTCCCTGCTCCTGGAGATCGTCGCGGCGGTCCATGACGATGGCCACGAGGGCGTTTAGCGCACCCTGCACCGACTTCGGCGTGACTTTCACTTCCCCAACATGCGTCGTGTTGTGCAGGATTTCGTGCGGGAGTGCGTCACGTGCCAACGCTACAAGTCTGAGCACCTCAACCCGGCGGGACTTCTCATGCCCTTGCCCGTTCCCACCATCGTATGGGCGGACATCGGTCTCGACTTCATCGAAGCTCTTCCCCGGGTCAACGGCAAGTCGGTCATCCTCTCCGTCGTCGACcgcttcagcaagtactgccacttcatcGCCCTCGCCCACCCGTACACCGCCGAGTCCGTGGCCCAAGCATTCTTTACCGACATCGTCCGCCTCCACGGCGTGCCGCAGTCCATGGTCTCCGACCGTGACCCGGTGTTTACCTCCATGTTTTGGCGCGAGCTCATGCGCCTGATGGGGACCAAGCTGCACATGTCCTCCGCCTTCCACCCACAATCGGATGGCCAGACCGAGGCGGCGAACGGGGTCATCGTCATGTActtgcgctgcttcaccggcgatCGCCCCCGCCAATGGCTCCGATGGCTGCCGTGGGCCGAGTACGTCTACAACACGGCCTACTAGTCGTCCCTTCGGGAGACACCGTTCCATGTGGTGTACGGCCGCGACCCGCCCACCATCCGCTCGTACGAGCCCGGCGAGACTCGGGTCGCCGCTGTCGCCCGGGACATGGAGGAGCGCGACGACTTCCTCGCCGACGTACGCCATCGCTTGTAGCAAGCCCAGGCAGTCCAGAAGCTGCACTACGACAAGCATCATCGGCAGGTGTCTTACTCCGTCGGGGACTAGGCCCTCCTTCGCCTCCGCCAGCGTGCCGCGTCGTCCCTGCCTCAAGCGCCTACGGGCAAGCTGAAGGCCCGCTTCCTCGGCCCGTACCGCGTCATCAAGCTCATCAACGATGTCGCGGTGCGCCTGGAGCTACCCCCGCAGGCTCGCATCCACGACGTATTCCACGTGGGCACCCTCAAGAAGTTCATCGGAACACCGCCGACGACTCCCCCATCCCTGCCTGACATCAAGCATGGCTCGATCGTCCCTGCACCAGACCGCGTGACTCAGGCTCGTTTGGCCCGTGGAGTCCGTCAGGTCTTGGTCTACTGGCGCGGCGAGCCGGCATCATCAGCCATCTAGGAGGACCTCGACGAGTTTCGCGCCACATATCCAGaatttcagctcgaggacgagctggatctcgaggggggagagatgtcatgtggggccaagGCTACGTCAGGCGCCGGCGCAACCGCGACGTACGCCGCGCCGAGGAACGCGCGAACCGCGCGGGCCAGGCCGTTCCAGCGAGCAGTGGCTAGATGGAAAATTAGGACGGTTAGTTTGTTAAGTCCCTAGAATCAAGGAGGGATTAGTTTTCCTTTCGGTTGGCCGCATGGCTATATGTATCCAGTGACAAGAAGTTTAGGAATTAAGCAATGAATTATCCCTaaactctcctctctctctctctcattcaacTAAGCCTGCGGCGGAGGGGTAAACCTCGCCAGAGAAGACGGATCGCAACTACGAGTTACGTAATTGGGGTCGTGCTATCCTAGGGTTTGAGGTCCTTGACATCAACCTACAGctgtccaaagtccaaacaagCATGTGCAAAACAACAAAAACAGATTACAAACAAGCTTTGAGAAACGGGAACATATACTCTACTCCATAGCTCAGGTACCGTTTAGATGGCAAATTTTTTTGGCGAAATgtcactgtagtactttcgttgttatttagcaattaatgtccaatcatagtctaattaggcttaaaagattcgtctcgtgaatttcgtctaaactgtgtaattagttttattttttatttatatttaatgcttcatacatgtgtccaaagattcgatgttacgaaaaatcttaaaaaatttggtaTTTTGGAGTGGAACTAAATAGGGTCTCAGTAAGGACCTGACATCAAGGGCAGCAAGTACATTTTCTGCGGCGCTTTAAACAGCCTGTCGATATATACAGTCTGTGATACAGTATATTGATTCAGGAATACGACAGTGCCATTGCAATTGCAGGTGTACGGGACTACAGGCACAGACCTCCACGGATTTTTCACAGCTGCCAGCTTCATGACTGTAAAAATCCGTGGAGCTGGCAGCTGTGAAAGGTAGAAGACGAAATTGTTCGGACAAAGAAAGATAGAAGATGAATTCAGATTCAAAGTAAAGGGCAGAAAAATAATCATAGTGTCAGGATTCACTCCAATTTAATACGGTCACTTGCCGCAAATTGCTGAAGTCGGCTTTGCTTTGTCTAATCCCTATAACCTATTGATACTGTTAAAGTCAGTTACAGCTAGCAATGCTGTGATTGTAACAGTTCATATTACAGGTATGGTTGAAACAATAAACACCGAAAAGCATCCAGTGGTAATGCCTAAACAAAATTACTGCTTGGTAGCAAAATtaccaaaaaaaacaaaaaaaatggctCACCCAAACCAGGTGCCATACACTCATACAGGAGCATGGTTCACTACTTCACCTGGAGCTGGAGCCAGCTCATCGGAGAGAACTGTGGCTGGCATCTTCTCTTGTAACAAAGCCGTGGCCTAGGTTGTCAGGTATTAAGGCAACTAACCTAGGAGTATTGGTAAAAATAACTTCCACCAACATGGAACAAAAATCCCATTATGGTAAAAGTTAACCGCGTCCCTGGGATCCATCTTGCTCACCCATTTCTTTAATTAATCAAACAGTCGAAACACTCTCCCCCTCCCCCATTTTTCAACGGTTGGTAGACTGTAAATAAAAGCATAAACAAACAGCTAATGGCCCCTCAACAAGctatatatatttaaaaaaatCCTGGAGCAGAACCaaacctctctctcctccctaaCCCCAGCCGGTGTGCTGCTGCGGCTGCCCCAGCAGCTATTGGAGCTCAACCATCCAGAACTCCAGGGCGCTAGCGGTTCGTTGATAGAAACCCTCCTGCTTCCCTTCCTGCACACCACATCTCAATCTTTGCCGCGACTTCCCGATCTGCGGTACTTCCGGCATCGCGAGCCGAAGTTTGCCACCGATCCATTAGGTCCTTTGCATTCCTTTTCCTCCAGCGCCGGCAAAGCTTCCATCTTTTCGCCAACGGACTTGACTTGAGAAATGGGGTGCATGACGCTCCTTGGAGTAGACGCAAGCTTTATGGAAGGTCAGATTCTTGTTTTTCATCAATTCATTAATGTATGGAGCGGATCGGCTGTTGAATCGGCCCCTGTTTCTGTTTCTTTTTCGTTCATATATAAGTTAAAAAATCTCTCTTTCTTTTTACTTTATCTAGTTATTAGATGCGTATTGCTTCCTATTTATGTAACTTCCAATTGGGTATATTCATGttgtttgatttgaattcgtcGATTCTCgatagacatatatatatatatatatatatatatatatatatatatatatatattaaaaatctcTCCTTTTCGTTTTACTTTATTTGATTTGATGCGTATTGCTTTCTATTTTATATAGCTTTCATTTGGGTATATGTGTGCCTTTTGATTTGAATGAATCGATTTTCGATTGACATGGATCTCAATAGACCTCGTAGTCCattctctctcttttcttttcttttgaaggaTAAAGAAGTTCATTGTTACATACACACTCCGATCTCCATTACGATTTTTGGTCCTTAACTACCCAGATTTCTGAGCATGCCCTTGATTATGTTTATGCAGATTTCTAGTATATCTTTTTTTACTAGACTGCCCAAAGGACCAGTTGTCTTGACGAAGTACTTCATTTCCAACAAGCAATCAGATAAAACAAAAGGAGCAGCTTCAACAGAGCCTGCAGCTCCAGTGATTGGACTGACCAATATTTGCACTGCTGAAATTGAATCCATGggtagaggaagagggagagggaagaaGCTAACCACTGTCAGGAGCCACGAAGACAAATGTAGCAGTGGTGAAGAAGTTGTGCCTGCAAAAAAGAGGAGGGGAAGGCCCCAAAAGCACTTCGCCAATAAGATCGATCAAGCAGATGTTGAAAATTTTGTAGAAAAGGTCGATGGCGACCAAGAAGAAGTTGATGATGCCAAGCTGAAGAACAGCGCTGCAGCCGGTGGTAACAAGAGGGGCAGGCCGTTGAAAGAGGGCTCTAATATTGTCATAGAAGATAGTAACTTTATTGTTCGATCAAGCAGTGGTGAATCAACAAGGACCAATGGATTCAGGCAGATTGGGAGCCGGCGGAAAAACAAGCCCCGGCGAGCAGCAGAGGCAGGACTAGAATGCAAGTGAATCATCCCTGTGGTTTTCAGTACAAGGTAGCATCCAATTTTTTTGCTATATTGTCATGTCTAGTAGCTCCCAGTGCTGAAAAACAAAACTCATGTCTAGTAGCTCCCAGTGCTGAAAAACAAAATGTAAACTAGCATGTTCAGATTGCATGCCTCAGTTTTTTTTCCTTGACCCGAAGTGTATGAACTAATGGTACACCTACTTGTTCAGCTGCTCTAGGCCTGATTCTATTTGAGCTGCTTGTAGCAGAGATTTTACCTTTCAGTTTACAAAAACTGGTGATACCAGAAGGTGTTCCTGCAATTTTGATTAGTCTGGTCTTCTCATTTGCTCTTACTGCAATTATTTGTAGTTTATTAAGTTCTGGAAATGAAAAAGAACACAAGTGCTGTCTTGAGGATCTGTTATCTGCTGTTCTTAGGTCGCTGAACTAATATCTATTGTATATAGTTTGCTAGATAAATCTGGTTATTTGATCAGGGAATAGCTTGTTTGGATAAGAATTTACATTTACCATATCTGAGTACATTTAGGTCAACTTGGATTATACTCAGGTTTGATCATTTCTATCCATGTATGTGACAAATAacctttaggccccgtttggatcTTCGAATTAAATTTATtaatcataatttagacatatattaattaaactaatatggttgtatattgattatatttatatattattgttggctatacgagaaagatacttatatgttgcatttctaccgTAAGGGAGTAagttgaagagcgtgttataagttgcaaagtagaaacatagaATGATGCTCTATAGAATTAATTTTCATCtttcaccctatgaatttgagatagccTTATATATGAACTTTGAAAAGTTATGGAATATCAAATTTCAAGCTAAATAGCCAAATTTATTAAGTATATTTTAATTCCTTCATATGAAAGGATCTAAATGCCCCTTATAGATTTGTACTACATGAATGAAAATGTCAGTTCATTTTGATGACTTATTTCAGGCTTCGTAAAACTGGAAGGCATCAATATTTAATGGAATTTGATCTTTCGTTTTTTTAGAAACTGtttggcaggactgaaaaataaataaaaatactgTTATTGTTGAGAGGGGAAAATACTGTTTTgtctgaaaacactgttcacgtaAACAGTGAACCTTTGAGTGCGCTGGCAAGCCCAGCCTCAGCCGGCCGGCCAGCCGAACGCACCCAAATTTGATCTTTCGTTATTTGAATTAAAACACAAGAACAAAATATATCGTGATCCTGACACCCGGAGTGGAAATGGAATGGCATGGCACTGCCACAGGACTCGATGCCTATGGGTTTAGGGATCACCTTCAGCCTGTTCGTTCGTTCGATGGTTTCAGTCAAAACTTATTAAGTCAGtcagcagtatttttctctcaaaatAAATCAGCATCGACCAAACTTATGACCCTATAAACCAACAAGGGCATAGCGGCGATCGCCCCCGCCAATGGCTCCGATGGCTGCCGTGGGCCGAGTACGTCTACAACACGGCCTACTAGTCGTCCCTTCGGGAGACACCGTTCCATGTGGTGTACGGCCGCGACCCGCCCACCATCCGCTCGTACGAGCCCGGCGAGACTCGGGTCGCCGCTGTCGCCCGGGACATGGAGGAGCGCGACGACTTCCTCGCCGACGTACGCCATCGCTTGTAGCAAGCCCAGGCAGTCCAGAAGCTGCACTACGACAAGCATCATCGGCAGGTGTCTTACTCCGTCGGGGACTAGGCCCTCCTTCGCCTCCGCCAGCGTGCCGCGTCGTCCCTGCCTCAAGCGCCTACGGGCAAGCTGAAGGCCCGCTTCCTCGGCCCGTACCGCGTCATCAAGCTCATCAACGATGTCGCGGTGCGCTGGAGCTACCCCGCAGGCTCGCATCCACGACGTATTCCACGTGGGCACCCTCAAGAAGTTCATCGGAACAACCGCCGACGACTCCCCCATCCCTGCCTGACATCAAGCATGGCTCGATCGTCCCTGCACCAGACCGCGTGACTCAGGCTCGTTTGGCCCGTGGAGGTCCGTCAGTCTTGGTCTACTGGCGCGGCGAGCCGGCATCATCAGCCATCTAGGAGGACCTCGACGAGTTTCGCGCCACATATCCAGaatttcagctcgaggacgagctggatctcgaggggggagagatgtcatgtggggccaagGCTACGTCAGGCGCCGGCGCAACCGCGACGTACGCCGCGCCGAGGAACGCGCGAACCGCGCGGGCCAGGCCGTTCCAGCGAGCAGTGGCTAGATGGAAAATTAGGACGGTTAGTTTGTTAAGTCCCTAGAATCAAGGAGGGATTAGTTTTCCTTTCGGTTGGCCGCATGGCTATATGTATCCAGTGACAAGAAGTTTAGGAATTAAGCAATGAATTATCCCTaaactctcctctctctctctctcattcaacTAAGCCTGCGGCGGAGGGGTAAACCTCGCCAGAGAAGACGGATCGCAACTACGAGTTACGTAATTGGGGTCGTGCTATCCTAGGGTTTGAGGTCCTTGACATCAACCTACAGctgtccaaagtccaaacaagCATGTGCAAAACAACAAAAACAGATTACAAACAAGCTTTGAGAAACGGGAACATATACTCTACTCCATAGCTCAGGTACCGTTTAGATGGCAAATTTTTTTGGCGAAATgtcactgtagtactttcgttgttatttagcaattaatgtccaatcatagtctaattaggcttaaaagattcgtctcgtgaatttcgtctaaactgtgtaattagttttattttttatttatatttaatgcttcatacatgtgtccaaagattcgatgttacgaaaaatcttaaaaaatttggtaTTTTGGAGTGGAACTAAATAGGGTCTCAGTAAGGACCTGACATCAAGGGCAGCGAGTACATTTTCTGCGACACTTTAAACAGCCTGTCGATATATACAGTGTGTGATACAGTATATTCATTCAGGAATACGACAGTGCCATTGCAGTTGCAGGCGTACGGGACTACAGGCACAGACCTCGTCCCGGTTGGGACATTTGATTTGGATACCCTACATTACTGTAAAAATCCGCGGAGTTGGCAGCTGTGAAAGGTAGAAGACGAAATTGTTCAGACAAAGAAAGATAGAAGATGAATTCAGATTCAAAGTAAAGGGCAGAAAAATAATCATAGTGTCAGGATTCACTCCAATTTAATACGGCCACTTGCCGCAAATTGCTGAAGTCGGCTTTGCTTTGTCTAATCCCTATAACCTGTTGATACTGTTAAAGTCAGTTACAGCTAGCAATGCTGTGATTGTAACAGTTCATATTACAGGTATAGTTGAAACAATAAACACCGAAAAGCATCCAGTGGTAATTTTGGAAAGACAAAAGCTTAACACTATTCAGCTGttgaaaagaataataatgccTAAACAAAATTACTGCTTGGTAGCAAAATtaccacacacaaaaaaaaatggCTCACCCAAACCAGGTGTCATACACTCATACAGGAGCATTGTTCACTCCTCCACCTGGAGCTGGAACCAGCGCATCGGAGAACTGTGGCTGGCATCTTCTCTTGGAACAAAGCCGTGGCCTAGGTTGTCAGGTTGTCAGGTATTAAGGCAACTAACCTCGTAGGAGTATTGGTAAAAATAACTTCCACCAACATGGAACAAAAATCCCATTATGGTAAAAGTTAACCGCGTCCCTAGGATCCATCTTGCCCACCCATTTCTTTAATTAATCAAACAGTCGAAGCACTCTCCCCCTCCCCCATTTTTCAACGGTTGGTAGACTgtaaataaataaaagcataaACAAATAGCTAATGGCCCCTCAACAAGCTAGATATTTAAAAAATCCTGGAGCAGAACCAAACCTCTCTCCTCCCTAACCCCAGCCGGTGTGCTGCTGCGGCTGCCCCAGCAGCTATTGGAGCTCAACCATCCAGAACTCCAGGGCGCTAGCGGTTCGTTGATAGAAACCCTCCTACTTCCCTTCCTGCACACCACATCTCAATCTTTGCCGCGACTTCCCGATCTGCGGTACTTCCGGCATCGCGAGCCGAAGTTTGCCACCGATCCATTAGGTCCTTTGCATTCCTTTTCCTCCAGCGCCGGCAAAGTTTCCATCTTTTCGCCAACAGACTTGAGAAATGGGGTGCATGACGCTCCTTGGAGTAGACGCAAGCTTTATGGAAGGTCAGATTCTTGTTTTTCATCAATCCATTAATGTATGGAGCGGATCGGCTGTTGAATCGGCCCCTGTTTCTGTTTCTTTTTCGTTCATATATAAGTTAAAAATCTCTCTTTTTACTTTATCTAGTTATTAGATGCGTATTGCTTCCTATTTGTGTAACTTCCAATTGGGTATATGCATGttgtttgatttgaattcgtcGATTCTCGATAGACATCCTTGTTTCTGTTTCTTATTCTTAGTTTcgttcatatatatattttttttaaaaaaatctctcCTTTTCGTTTTACTTTATTTGATTAGATGCGTATTTCTTTCTATTTTATATAGCTTTCATTTGGGTATATGTGTGCCTTTTGATTTGAATGAATCGATTTTCGATTAACATGGATCTCAATAGACCTCGTAGTCCattctctctcttttcttttcttttgaaggaTAAAGAAGTTCATTGTTACATACACACTCCGATCTCCATTACGATTTTTGGTCCTTAACTACCCAGATTTCTGAGCATGCCCTTGATTCTGTTTATGCAGATTTCTAGTATATCTTTTTTTACTAGACTTTCAAAGGACCAGTTGTCTTGACGAAGTACTTCATTTCCAACAAGCAATCAGATAAAACAAAAGGAGCAGCTTCAACAGAGCCTGCAGCTCCAGTGATTGGACTGACCAATATTTGCACTGCTGAAATTGAATCCATGggtagaggaagagggagagggaagaaGCTAACCACTGTCAGGAGCCATGAAGACAAAGGTAGCAGTGGTGAAG is from Miscanthus floridulus cultivar M001 chromosome 7, ASM1932011v1, whole genome shotgun sequence and encodes:
- the LOC136466092 gene encoding uncharacterized protein, with amino-acid sequence MGRGRGRGKKLTTVRSHEDKCSSGEEVVPAKKRRGRPQKHFANKIDQADVENFVEKVDGDQEEVDDAKLKNSAAAGGNKRGRPLKEGSNIVIEDSNFIVRSSSGESTRTNGFRQIGSRRKNKPRRAAEAGLECK